One genomic window of Coffea eugenioides isolate CCC68of chromosome 1, Ceug_1.0, whole genome shotgun sequence includes the following:
- the LOC113777134 gene encoding transcription factor bHLH62-like — MDKEYFLNAAGTQLPLQFEAWNSFSPAPELNCSSGEASNCCLNPNWDKPADHYARHGSALSSMVSSAMAPNSSVPVEALAFRELIKKLGPVCSSGDLPQPFPPGAASYASCNTSCYSTMPLTSPPKLQVPVLNENFSNLRNSVAPNPPLPALSADPGFAERAAKFSCFGSRSFNGRTSQFGVHNNAELPYGSSTPTVANGKLPRASSSPLLKRGGSPPLENNNLGQSQMETRPIDGLIPSSDNTVNKVPLAAANSNEESSVSEQVPSGETGLKTPNESNPRKRKAVARGKAKEDGSSQAANHNKGAEADIDSNAKRSKMTEATASDDQGVKIEERKGSDNKTGDDKANQRPPEPPKDYIHVRARRGQATDSHSLAERVRREKISERMKLLQDLVPGCNKVTGKALMLDEIINYVQSLQRQVEFLSMKLASVNPRLDNMDNILSKDLYQPNASLPPPLFPMDTSEPALYKNPSQQNQELQSNNGSVDQIDTTALCRNLGLQLPHLDGFTEGLSQFPGFCEDDLHSIVRMGYSHNPDTDAALFHSQTFPVANQTSRMKIEL; from the exons ATGGATAAAGAGTATTTCCTGAATGCTGCTGGAACTCAACTGCCTCTCCAATTTGAAGCCTGGAATTCTTTCTCCCCAGCTCCGGAGCTAAATTGCTCGTCCGGCGAGGCTTCAAATTGTTGTTTGAATCCTAATTGGGACAAACCAGCTGATCACTATGCCCGACATGGCTCGGCTTTGAGCTCAATGGTGTCATCCGCCATGGCCCCCAATTCCTCTGTGCCTGTTGAGGCTCTTGCATTCCGAGAATTAATTAAAAAACTGGGCCCCGTTTGCAGCTCCGGGGACCTGCCGCAGCCATTTCCACCCGGCGCAGCTTCTTATGCTAGCTGTAACACTTCTTGCTACAGTACAATGCCCTTGACCTCCCCACCTAAGCTACAGGTGCCGGTTTTGAACGAGAATTTCTCCAATTTGCGAAATTCTGTGGCCCCGAACCCGCCTTTGCCTGCCCTCTCGGCTGATCCAGGATTTGCCGAGCGGGCTGCCAAGTTTTCTTGCTTTGGGAGTCGCAGTTTCAACGGCAGAACGAGTCAGTTTGGAGTACATAATAATGCGGAGTTGCCATATGGATCTAGTACTCCAACCGTGGCGAATGGGAAGTTGCCGAGGGCCTCAAGTAGCCCTTTGCTCAAGCGAGGTGGATCTCCTCCACTCGAAAACAACAATTTAGGTCAATCCCAGATGGAGACGAGGCCTATCGATGGCCTAATTCCGAGTTCAGATAACACGGTGAACAAAGTACCTCTAGCTGCTGCCAATTCTAACGAGGAGTCCTCTGTATCTGAGCAAGTGCCAAGTGGGGAAACTGGGTTGAAAACTCCCAATGAATCGAATCCCAGGAAAAGGAAAGCTGTTGCCAGAGGAAAAGCCAAGGAAGATGGTTCAAGTCAGGCGGCTAATCATAACAAG GGAGCTGAAGCGGATATTGATTCAAATGCGAAGCGATCCAAGATGACGGAAGCCACTGCGAGTGATGATCAAGGCGTTAAAATTGAGGAGAGGAAGGGTAGCGACAACAAAACTGGGGATGATAAGGCAAATCAGAGGCCCCCTGAGCCTCCCAAGGACTACATTCATGTCAGAGCAAGAAGGGGTCAAGCTACAGACAGCCACAGTTTAGCAGAAAGA GTCAGACGAGAGAAGATCAGTGAAAGAATGAAGCTTCTCCAAGATCTTGTACCAGGCTGCAATAAG GTGACTGGAAAAGCCCTTATGCTCGATGAGATTATAAATTATGTCCAATCATTGCAACGCCAAGTCGAG TTCCTGTCGATGAAGTTAGCTTCAGTCAATCCAAGATTAGATAACATGGATAATATCTTATCTAAGGAT CTATATCAACCAAATGCCTCTTTACCTCCCCCCCTGTTCCCAATGGATACCTCGGAACCAGCTCTGTACAAGAACCCGTCCCAACAAAATCAGGAACTACAGAGCAACAATGGCTCAGTGGACCAGATAGACACTACTGCATTGTGCCGCAACCTAGGACTTCAATTACCTCATCTAGATGGATTTACTGAAGGTCTATCTCAG TTCCCCGGATTCTGCGAAGATGACTTGCACAGCATTGTTCGGATGGGGTACAGCCATAACCCTGACACGGATGCAGCATTATTCCATTCACAAACCTTTCCTG TTGCAAACCAAACGTCCCGCATGAAAATTGAGCTTTGA
- the LOC113759687 gene encoding 40S ribosomal protein S8 encodes MGISRDSMHKRRATGGKKKAWRKKRKYELGRQPANTKLSSNKTVRRVRVRGGNVKWRALRLDTGNYSWGSEAVTRKTRILDVMYNASNNELVRTQTLVKSAIVQVDAAPFKQWYLQHYGVDIGRKKKGPAKKDTTEDGEATAEETKKSNHVVRKLEKRQQGRTLDPHIEEQFGGGRLLACISSRPGQCGRADGYILEGKELEFYMKKIQRKKGKASGGAA; translated from the exons ATGG GTATCTCGCGGGACTCTATGCACAAGAGGCGTGCCACTGGTGGCAAGAAAAAAGCTTGGAGGAAGAAGCGCAA GTATGAGCTTGGTCGCCAGCCAGCAAACACTAAGCTCTCAAGCAACAAGACAGTCAGGAGAGTCCGTGTCCGTGGAGGCAATGTGAAGTGGAGGGCCTTGAGGTTGGACACAGGAAACTATTCTTGGGGTAGTGAGGCTGTCACTCGGAAGACCCGTATTCTTGATGTGATGTACAATGCCTCAAACAATGAGCTTGTCAGGACGCAAACTCTCGTGAAGAGTGCAATTGTTCAGGTTGATGCAGCCCCCTTTAAGCAGTGGTACCTTCAGCATTATGGTGTTGACATTGGTAGGAAGAAGAAGGGGCCTGCTAAGAAGGATACCACTGAG GATGGAGAGGCTACTGCTGAGGAAACTAAGAAGAGCAACCATGTTGTCAGGAAACTTGAGAAGCGCCAGCAAGGCCGCACACTTGATCCTCACATTGAGGAGCAATTTGGGGGTGGTAGATTGCTGGCCTGCATATCTTCTCGCCCAGGTCAATGTGGCAGAGCAGATGG TTACATCTTGGAGGGTAAAGAGCTCGAGTTCTATATGAAGAAAATTCAGAGGAAGAAAGGCAAGGCTTCTGGTGGTGCTGCTTAA